One Urocitellus parryii isolate mUroPar1 chromosome 8, mUroPar1.hap1, whole genome shotgun sequence DNA window includes the following coding sequences:
- the Tbcc gene encoding tubulin-specific chaperone C produces the protein MESAGCSAAAVGNRDMGSQRDLSLVPERLQRREQERQLEVEKRKQKRQNQEVEEEKSDFFAAAFSRERAAVEELLEGEESVERLEEATSRLQGLQKLLNDSVLFLAPYDLRQGQEALTHLQAALAERRQELQPKKRFAFKTRRKDAALATKVDTAPVAPAAEGIMSPSLPLKDEEALGFSWACGFTNLEFQVLEKRADEVHQRDILLTELSNCTIKLYGNPNTLRLNKARSCKVLCGPVSTSVFLEDCSDCILAVACQQLRLHSTTDTRIFLQVTSRAIVEDCSGIQFAPYTWSYPGIEKDFQGSGLDRSKNNWTNVDDFNWLARDMASPNWSILPEEERKIQWD, from the coding sequence ATGGAGAGTGCTGGTTGTTCCGCCGCCGCTGTGGGAAACCGGGACATGGGGTCCCAGCGGGATCTGAGCCTGGTTCCTGAGCGGCTTCAGAGACGCGAGCAAGAGAGGCAACTGGAGGTGGAAAAGCGGAAGCAAAAGCGGCAGAACCAGGAGGTGGAAGAAGAGAAGAGCGACTTTTTCGCCGCCGCCTTCTCTCGGGAACGAGCGGCCGTGGAAGAGCTTCTGGAGGGCGAGGAGTCAGTCGAGCGGCTAGAGGAGGCGACGTCTCGGCTCCAAGGGCTGCAGAAACTTCTCAACGACTCAGTTTTGTTCCTAGCCCCCTACGACTTGAGGCAGGGACAAGAGGCGCTGACGCATCTCCAGGCTGCCTTGGCCGAACGGCGCCAGGAGCTGCAGCCCAAGAAGCGGTTCGCTTTCAAGACCCGAAGGAAGGATGCTGCTTTGGCCACCAAAGTAGACACGGCTCCCGTCGCTCCGGCAGCTGAAGGCATCATGTCCCCGTCGCTACCCTTGAAGGACGAGGAAGCACTTGGTTTCAGCTGGGCCTGTGGCTTCACCAACCTGGAGTTCCAAGTCCTGGAGAAGCGAGCCGACGAGGTGCACCAGCGCGACATCCTTTTGACGGAACTGAGCAACTGCACTATCAAACTGTATGGTAATCCTAACACCTTGCGGCTGAACAAGGCCCGCAGCTGCAAGGTGCTCTGTGGCCCGGTGTCCACCTCTGTGTTCTTGGAAGACTGCAGTGACTGCATACTGGCCGTAGCCTGCCAACAGCTCCGTTTACACAGTACCACAGACACCCGCATCTTCTTACAGGTGACCAGCAGGGCCATAGTGGAGGATTGCAGCGGCATCCAGTTCGCTCCTTATACCTGGAGTTACCCGGGGATCGAAAAGGACTTCCAGGGCTCTGGTTTAGATAGGAGCAAAAACAACTGGACCAACGTTGACGATTTCAATTGGCTGGCCCGGGATATGGCCTCCCCAAACTGGAGTATTCTTcctgaagaggagagaaagatcCAATGGGACTGA
- the Prph2 gene encoding peripherin-2 translates to MALLKVKFDQKKRVKLAQGLWLMNWLSVLAGIIVFSLGLFLKIELRKRSDVMDNSESHFVPNSLIAVGMLSCVFNSLAGKICYDALDPAKYAKWKPWLKPYLAICVLFNIALFLVALCCFLLRGSLESTLDQGLKNGMKYYRDTDTPGRCFMKKTMDLLQIEFKCCGNSGFRDWFEIQWISNRYLDLSSKEVKDRIKSNVDGRYLVDGVPFSCCNPNSPRPCIQYQLTNNSAHYSYDHQTEELNLWLHGCRAALLSYYDGLMNSMGAATLLVWFFEVTVTVGLRYLHTALEGVSNLEDPECESEGWLLEKSIPETWKAFLESLKKLGKGNQVEAEGADAGQAPEAG, encoded by the exons ATGGCACTGCTGAAAGTCAAATTTGACCAGAAGAAGCGGGTCAAGTTGGCCCAAGGGCTCTGGCTCATGAACTGGCTCTCCGTGTTGGCTGGCATCATCGTCTTCAGCTTAGGGCTATTTCTGAAGATTGAACTCCGGAAGAGAAGTGATGTGATGGATAATTCAGAGAGCCATTTTGTGCCCAACTCCTTGATAGCAGTGGGGATGTTGTCCTGTGTCTTCAACTCTCTGGCTGGCAAGATCTGCTATGATGCTCTGGACCCTGCCAAGTATGCCAAGTGGAAGCCCTGGCTGAAGCCATACCTGGCTATCTGTGTCCTCTTCAACATTGCCCTCTTCCTTGTGGCTCTCTGCTGTTTTCTGTTGCGGGGCTCATTGGAGAGCACCCTGGATCAAGGGCTCAAGAATGGCATGAAGTACTATAGGGACACAGACACCCCTGGCAGGTGTTTCATGAAGAAGACCATGGACTTGCTGCAGATCGAGTTCAAATGTTGTGGCAACAGTGGCTTTCGGGACTGGTTTGAGATTCAGTGGATCAGCAACCGCTACCTGGACCTTTCCTCTAAAGAAGTCAAGGA TCGCATCAAGAGCAATGTGGATGGGCGGTACCTGGTGGATGGTGTCCCTTTCAGCTGCTGCAACCCCAACTCACCACGGCCCTGCATCCAGTACCAGCTTACCAACAACTCAGCCCACTACAGCTATGATCACCAGACTGAGGAGCTCAACCTTTGGCTACATGGCTGCAGGGCTGCCCTGCTGAGCTACTATGACGGCCTCATGAATTCCATGGGTGCTGCCACACTCCTTGTCTGGTTCTTTGAG GTAACTGTCACAGTTGGGCTGCGCTATCTGCATACAGCACTGGAAGGTGTATCCAATCTCGAGGACCCTGAGTGTGAGAGTGAGGGCTGGCTGCTGGAGAAGAGCATACCCGAGACCTGGAAGGCCTTTCTGGAGAGCTTGAAAAAGCTGGGCAAGGGCAACCAGGTGGAAGCTGAGGGTGCAGATGCAGGCCAGGCCCCTGAGGCTGGCTGa